One Actinoplanes missouriensis 431 DNA segment encodes these proteins:
- a CDS encoding replication initiator, translated as MTASIDVPDPVDPERAIRELRFGTQVDTQTIAEAGGGITSRNVARYIAKYVTKGGEITGLPPRRIKSLDALQHLHLPAHTERMVRVCFALDAVPAYGEVPFRRWAHMLGYRGHAATKSRRYSVTYGELRDERMAHQEDERRQAEGLPARDDREILVDAKWRFSGSGLARGEPTIVDGIRAGQETMRRIEPT; from the coding sequence GTGACTGCCTCTATCGACGTGCCGGATCCGGTCGATCCGGAGCGGGCCATCCGAGAGCTGCGCTTCGGCACCCAGGTAGACACCCAGACGATCGCCGAAGCCGGCGGAGGCATCACCAGCCGCAATGTCGCCCGCTACATCGCCAAGTACGTCACCAAGGGCGGAGAGATCACCGGCCTCCCGCCGCGACGGATCAAGAGCCTTGACGCCTTGCAACACCTACACCTGCCCGCGCATACGGAGCGCATGGTACGAGTCTGCTTCGCCCTGGACGCCGTGCCTGCGTATGGGGAGGTGCCGTTCCGTCGCTGGGCTCACATGCTCGGCTATCGAGGCCACGCCGCCACTAAAAGCCGCCGCTACTCGGTCACATACGGCGAGCTGCGCGATGAGCGGATGGCGCACCAGGAGGATGAACGCCGCCAGGCCGAAGGGCTACCCGCACGAGATGATCGGGAGATCTTGGTCGACGCCAAGTGGAGGTTCTCCGGTTCAGGGCTAGCTCGCGGTGAGCCGACGATCGTTGATGGCATTCGTGCCGGCCAGGAGACCATGCGTCGCATCGAGCCAACTTGA